One stretch of Solidesulfovibrio fructosivorans JJ] DNA includes these proteins:
- the dsrM gene encoding sulfate reduction electron transfer complex DsrMKJOP subunit DsrM: protein MAAFYSLLAVLALIVIPWLGAGMGMGALFGIVLPYIAIIVFMVGFILRIANWAKSPVPFCIPTTGGQQKSLPWIKNNPWDNPYDKRGVVMRMLFEVLTFRSLFRNTSVKLQQDGPKVAYSSEKWLWGFALIFHYCFLVILIRHLRFFLAPVPWAVHVTEFLDTIMQIGLPIMYQTDALIVIGLLFLLGRRVFDGKVRYISLMQDYFPLLLILGIAATGIWMRYGVKVDVIAVKELAMGLVTLHPHLPKEQLDPAVYAHLTLVCALFIYFPFSKLMHMGGVFLSPTRVVPNMSRRAMWVNPWNDPSVKPHSYEAYEDDFREKMIEAGLPVEKEA from the coding sequence ATGGCAGCGTTTTATTCCTTACTCGCGGTCTTGGCGCTCATCGTCATCCCCTGGCTGGGCGCCGGGATGGGGATGGGGGCGCTGTTCGGGATCGTCCTCCCGTACATCGCGATCATTGTTTTCATGGTGGGATTCATCCTGCGCATCGCGAACTGGGCCAAGAGCCCGGTTCCTTTCTGCATCCCCACCACCGGCGGTCAGCAGAAATCGCTGCCCTGGATCAAAAACAATCCTTGGGACAACCCCTATGACAAGCGCGGCGTGGTCATGCGCATGCTCTTCGAGGTGCTGACCTTCCGGTCGCTTTTCCGCAACACCTCGGTGAAGCTGCAGCAGGACGGCCCCAAGGTCGCCTACAGCTCGGAAAAATGGCTGTGGGGCTTCGCGCTGATCTTCCACTACTGCTTCCTGGTCATCCTGATCCGCCACCTGCGCTTCTTCCTGGCCCCGGTGCCCTGGGCCGTGCACGTGACCGAGTTTCTGGACACCATCATGCAGATCGGCCTGCCCATCATGTACCAGACCGACGCGCTGATCGTCATCGGCCTGCTCTTCCTGCTCGGCCGCCGCGTCTTCGACGGCAAGGTGCGCTACATCTCGCTCATGCAGGACTACTTCCCCCTGCTCCTGATCCTCGGCATCGCGGCAACCGGCATCTGGATGCGCTACGGCGTCAAGGTCGACGTGATCGCGGTCAAGGAGCTGGCCATGGGCCTGGTCACCCTGCACCCGCACCTGCCCAAGGAGCAGCTCGACCCGGCCGTCTACGCCCACCTGACCCTGGTGTGCGCGCTTTTTATCTACTTCCCCTTTTCCAAGCTCATGCACATGGGCGGCGTCTTCCTCTCTCCCACCCGCGTCGTGCCCAATATGAGCCGGCGGGCCATGTGGGTGAACCCCTGGAACGACCCGAGCGTGAAGCCCCATTCGTACGAAGCCTACGAGGATGATTTCCGCGAGAAGATGATCGAAGCCGGTCTCCCCGTGGAGAAAGAAGCCTAA